A genomic region of Mus musculus strain C57BL/6J chromosome 7, GRCm38.p6 C57BL/6J contains the following coding sequences:
- the Pnmal2 gene encoding paraneoplastic antigen-like protein 8B translates to MTMNLLQDWCKELEVEVHRALLITGIPERLQQADIEATLSPNLQPLGNYRLRTVRAVTKEKSQAALVEFGADFDHSAIPIHIRGENGIWKILSKDRGQDARVLRQMRRLLLDERPMDDFREIAIPLVLEAQAQAKGLGKEAKKAGSSEGAARSGRRGRRGGKRRSRSHKLTAQKGQKRSRGGRRARSESEDSSDDSLGIVIEEIYAEDLSVDEDQRALYATLQAAAKELTKKWAFRGDQEEGDGPREFLALVTVTDKAKKEEIEKDLPGTESICLNIKDEKSGVPDLVALLAVRDTPAVEVETEVDDDDEDDEDEDDEDDDEDEDDDEDDSDSESLENGEHGKEVMDSPEFVAIVAYTDPADPSAREEMLKIASVIETLGWGDKKDKKDVLPQVLSVMAKDTSGPRVKVEEAGRQVDAMVLRKAEEDGNLLECISTLAEAENCPKGKKSGLGLLRGWTAEGHQGGLLELVALLAAQDMVEAVREEEASRWGSGGSGGRKCDHSQGGLSEVLAFLASQENLESNEESDEDSDTESEGDSEDTDSEESEPGDSVSKKPRAKRARTGSKGLPPAGATAVSTASRARKARRGGRGRGRAVTPEKKTGSGVSTEDHAGNNNKKKKGSAGAGARARAGEAKGQPAAVPKSTRGKKARRGPRRAPKCR, encoded by the coding sequence ATGACGATGAACCTTCTGCAAGATTGGTGTAAGGAGCTGGAAGTGGAGGTGCACAGGGCCCTCCTGATCACGGGCATCCCTGAGCGCCTGCAGCAGGCGGACATCGAAGCTACCCTGAGTCCGAACTTGCAGCCCCTGGGCAACTACAGGCTTCGGACTGTGAGAGCTGTAACCAAAGAGAAGTCTCAGGCAGCCCTTGTAGAATTTGGGGCAGACTTCGATCACTCTGCCATACCTATCCACATTAGGGGAGAGAATGGGATTTGGAAAATCCTGAGTAAGGACCGCGGGCAAGATGCGCGGGTCCTTAGGCAGATGAGGCGCCTGTTGCTGGATGAAAGGCCCATGGATGACTTCAGAGAAATAGCCATCCCTCTGGTATTGGAGGCCCAAGCCCAGGCCAAGGGATTAGGGAAGGAGGCCAAGAAGGCTGGCTCCTCTGAAGGGGCAGCTAGGAGCGGCCGTCGGGGCCGTCGGGGAGGCAAGCGCCGATCCAGAAGCCACAAGTTGACGGCTCAGAAGGGCCAGAAGAGGAGCCGGGGAGGGCGGCGAGCCAGGAGTGAGTCGGAAGACTCTTCTGATGACAGCCTGGGTATCGTCATAGAGGAGATCTACGCAGAGGACCTGAGCGTAGATGAAGACCAGAGGGCCCTGTATGCCACGCTCCAAGCAGCTGCCAAAGAGCTCACCAAGAAGTGGGCCTTTCGGGGTGACCAGGAAGAAGGAGATGGCCCCCGAGAATTCTTGGCACTTGTCACTGTCACCGACAAAGCTAAGaaggaagagatagagaaagacctTCCTGGGACAGAGTCTATCTGCTTAAACATCAAAGACGAAAAGAGCGGGGTTCCTGATTTAGTCGCGCTACTGGCTGTGAGAGATACCCCCGcagtggaggtagagacagaggtggatgatgatgatgaagatgacgaagatgaagatgatgaagatgatgacgAAGATGAAGATGACGATGAAGATGATTCCGACAGCGAGTCTCTGGAAAATGGAGAGCACGGAAAGGAAGTGATGGATAGCCCCGAGTTTGTGGCTATTGTGGCTTATACAGACCCCGCTGACCCCTCTGCCAGAGAGGAAATGCTAAAAATAGCTTCTGTGATTGAGACCCTCGGCTGGGGcgacaaaaaagacaaaaaagatgtCCTTCCTCAAGTCCTGTCCGTCATGGCTAAGGACACCTCTGGGCCCAGGGTGAAGGTAGAGGAGGCAGGTCGTCAGGTGGACGCCATGGTCctgaggaaggcagaggaagatgggaatcttctggAATGTATTTCTACCTTGGCTGAGGCAGAGAACTGCCCTAAGGGAAAGAAGTCTGGGCTAGGTCTCCTCAGAGGCTGGACCGCTGAGGGCCACCAGGGTGGCCTATTGGAGCTGGTGGCACTCTTGGCTGCGCAAGATATGGTGGAAGCTGTGAGAGAAGAAGAAGCCAGCAGGTGGGGCAGTGGTGGAAGTGGTGGCCGGAAGTGTGACCATAGCCAAGGTGGTTTATCTGAggtcctggctttcctggcctCCCAGGAGAATCTAGAATCCAACGAGGAATCGGACGAGGATTCAGACACAGAGTCAGAGGGAGATTCCGAGGACACTGACAGCGAAGAGTCCGAACCTGGTGACAGCGTGTCCAAGAAGCCGCGCGCCAAGAGAGCGCGCACAGGCTCCAAAGGCCTCCCACCGGCCGGCGCCACCGCGGTCTCCACCGCATCCCGGGCACGCAAAGCCCGCAGGGGTGGCCGCGGTCGTGGCCGGGCTGTCACCCCAGAGAAGAAAACGGGGAGCGGGGTTTCAACCGAGGACCATGCGgggaacaacaacaagaagaagaagggatCCGCAGGAGCCGGGGCCCGTGCCAGGGCTGGCGAGGCCAAGGGACAGCCAGCTGCTGTTCCCAAGTCTACCCGCGGAAAGAAAGCACGCAGGGGCCCAAGGCGGGCGCCCAAATGCCGTTAG